In one window of Paraflavitalea soli DNA:
- a CDS encoding DUF983 domain-containing protein, whose product MPATSKPNYFWSILTMKCPRCRRGPMFKNSNPWKLRKVFDMPVSCPKCRQPYELEPGFWYGTAYVSYALSVALSVSTFVAWYVLIGMSTQDNRFFFWLGINVFLLIFLQPWLMRLSRVIYLYFFVKYDPDYKSNKQEEVKQD is encoded by the coding sequence ATGCCAGCTACATCCAAACCAAATTACTTCTGGAGCATTCTTACCATGAAATGCCCGCGCTGCCGCAGAGGGCCGATGTTCAAGAACAGTAATCCATGGAAGCTCAGGAAGGTGTTTGATATGCCTGTAAGCTGCCCCAAATGCAGGCAGCCCTATGAACTGGAGCCAGGTTTTTGGTATGGAACCGCCTATGTAAGTTACGCCCTCTCTGTGGCCCTGTCCGTCTCCACTTTCGTCGCCTGGTATGTGCTTATCGGCATGTCTACCCAGGACAATCGCTTTTTCTTCTGGCTGGGCATTAATGTTTTTCTGCTCATATTCCTGCAGCCCTGGCTTATGCGCCTCAGCAGGGTGATATACCTCTACTTTTTCGTGAAATATGATCCTGATTATAAAAGCAACAAACAGGAAGAAGTAAAGCAGGATTAA
- a CDS encoding ABC transporter ATP-binding protein → MKILLTYLKPHKWLVFLVLLLAAINIGFSLMDPIIFGRLVNLANDHLSDKTGPGKFNWHDFLFSFKKGATWGVVPLLLASISVAMVSRIAKNFQDYFMTVVVQKFGAKVFTDGLKQAMRLPYQDFEDQRSGETLSVLTKVRTDTEKFIGYFVNILFTVVVGIGVVSVFAVRIHWSLPIVYFGGIGLLMFISNLLSKKVKTIQKSIVKETTALAGATTESLRNIELVKSLGLTAQEVGRLNQNTYKILGLEVKKVKRIRSVAFVQGTFVNTLRQVILFLMMWLVFRKEMDAGQLVTMQIFSFFIFGPLQEIGSIILSYREAEVSLNNFENLMKKEPELEPAEPRHLGDIQTLEFQFVGFKHQTAQQKAIDNINFSVKTGETIAFVGPSGSGKTTLMKLLVGLYRPQEGRILYNGIDETAIRYDDLRSQIGFVTQDTQLFSGTIKENLLFVNPGASDEDLLDALQKAACTNLLARAEKGIDTMIGEGGLKLSGGEKQRLSIARALLRKPHLLIFDEATSSLDSLTEEEITNTIKQVSSQRNQITVLIAHRLSTIMHADRIYVLEKGDIVETGSHEELIEEKGLYYAMWRQQIGERKKTLAA, encoded by the coding sequence ATGAAAATATTACTGACCTACCTCAAGCCCCATAAATGGCTGGTTTTCCTTGTATTATTGCTGGCCGCCATTAATATAGGGTTTTCGCTGATGGACCCCATCATTTTTGGGCGCCTGGTCAACCTGGCAAACGATCACCTGTCAGATAAGACTGGCCCCGGCAAATTTAACTGGCACGATTTCCTCTTTTCCTTTAAAAAAGGGGCCACCTGGGGAGTTGTTCCTTTATTGCTGGCCTCTATTTCCGTAGCCATGGTAAGCCGTATTGCCAAAAACTTCCAGGATTACTTCATGACGGTAGTAGTACAGAAGTTTGGGGCCAAGGTTTTTACAGACGGCCTTAAACAAGCCATGCGCCTTCCTTACCAGGATTTCGAAGACCAGCGAAGCGGTGAAACCTTATCAGTACTTACCAAAGTAAGGACCGATACAGAAAAATTCATCGGCTATTTTGTAAATATCCTCTTCACCGTGGTGGTGGGTATTGGTGTGGTATCTGTCTTTGCCGTAAGGATCCACTGGTCCCTGCCGATCGTGTATTTTGGCGGTATTGGCCTGCTGATGTTCATTTCCAACCTGTTGAGCAAGAAAGTAAAGACCATACAGAAAAGCATTGTAAAGGAAACCACGGCCCTTGCAGGCGCTACTACCGAATCGCTCAGGAATATTGAACTGGTAAAAAGTCTTGGCCTTACAGCGCAGGAAGTCGGTCGCCTCAACCAGAATACCTATAAAATATTAGGACTGGAGGTAAAGAAGGTAAAACGCATACGCAGCGTGGCCTTTGTACAGGGCACTTTTGTAAACACATTGCGCCAGGTAATTCTGTTCCTGATGATGTGGCTGGTGTTTAGAAAGGAAATGGATGCAGGTCAGCTCGTAACCATGCAGATCTTTTCCTTCTTCATCTTTGGTCCACTCCAGGAAATTGGCAGTATTATCCTTTCCTACCGTGAAGCAGAAGTCTCTTTGAATAACTTTGAAAACCTGATGAAAAAGGAGCCCGAGTTGGAACCGGCCGAACCCCGGCACCTGGGCGATATCCAGACCCTCGAATTCCAGTTCGTTGGTTTCAAACACCAGACTGCTCAGCAAAAGGCCATTGACAATATCAACTTCTCGGTAAAAACCGGCGAAACCATTGCCTTTGTTGGTCCCTCAGGTTCCGGAAAGACCACCCTCATGAAATTGCTGGTTGGCTTGTACCGCCCGCAGGAAGGAAGAATACTCTACAATGGCATTGATGAAACCGCTATCCGGTATGACGACCTGCGCAGCCAGATAGGATTTGTAACCCAGGATACCCAGCTATTTTCCGGCACCATAAAAGAAAACTTACTCTTTGTAAACCCCGGCGCCAGCGATGAAGACTTGCTGGATGCCTTACAAAAAGCAGCCTGTACCAACCTCCTGGCCAGGGCAGAGAAAGGGATCGATACCATGATCGGGGAAGGGGGCCTTAAACTGTCTGGTGGTGAAAAACAACGCTTGTCCATAGCCAGGGCATTGTTACGCAAACCCCACCTCCTGATATTCGACGAAGCGACTTCTTCACTTGATTCACTTACAGAAGAAGAGATCACTAATACGATCAAGCAAGTATCCTCTCAAAGGAATCAGATTACGGTATTGATCGCCCACCGCCTTTCTACCATTATGCATGCCGATCGCATCTATGTATTGGAAAAAGGTGATATCGTAGAAACAGGCTCTCACGAAGAGTTGATCGAAGAAAAAGGGCTGTATTACGCCATGTGGCGCCAACAGATCGGAGAACGCAAAAAGACCCTGGCCGCATAA
- a CDS encoding O-antigen ligase family protein encodes MPKTLSLETKKDVIFYVSLFIQVSYIASLASVIFSLRAVSSIALPGILAGSVVYNKIETGSLFNKRLINPILAGCLLFYLMQFTGLLYTNNTEEGWRHIGLKIAILATPVALCSSNYLNAYSYKKIMHPYIYLLIVCMLYCLFVATVNYYRNNAGVSAFLYHQLVSPVLFHAIHFSILTFAGLTYVLETFRKKNYFINYVVHSLITLLFLTFIVLLSSKLIIVFSIVYLLFYILRVAFKKTNRKLIYTSILLGLAAIGIVFFTHNPISQRFDEIVSGDIKGILKQEKFKPGDYFNGLQFRILEWRFTGEILTENDAWLTGVGPGDAQALLDKKYAETNMYVGDPAKGATGFLGYNTHNQFLESILQTGIFGLLAFGLIAYGMIWMAIKRKNYQVSGIITLILLYSFNESFLETQYGIFIAIFLPLFIYYGTEPANSPSTATAVQ; translated from the coding sequence TTGCCAAAGACGCTATCATTGGAGACTAAAAAGGATGTTATATTTTATGTATCCTTATTTATCCAGGTATCCTATATTGCTTCCCTTGCAAGCGTCATCTTTTCACTAAGGGCTGTAAGTAGTATCGCTTTGCCAGGCATCTTAGCGGGCTCTGTTGTATACAATAAAATAGAAACGGGCTCCCTGTTCAATAAACGTTTGATAAATCCCATTCTTGCCGGTTGCTTATTATTCTACCTGATGCAGTTCACCGGACTTCTCTACACCAATAATACAGAAGAAGGATGGAGACATATTGGGCTTAAAATTGCAATACTGGCAACACCGGTCGCCCTATGCAGCAGCAATTACCTGAATGCTTATTCCTACAAAAAAATAATGCATCCATACATTTACCTGCTTATTGTGTGTATGCTGTATTGTCTTTTTGTGGCCACCGTAAACTATTACAGGAATAATGCAGGTGTTTCAGCCTTTCTTTACCATCAACTTGTAAGTCCCGTTCTATTCCATGCCATCCACTTCTCTATTCTCACTTTTGCAGGGCTCACCTACGTGCTGGAAACTTTCAGGAAGAAAAATTACTTTATTAATTATGTCGTTCATTCATTGATCACTCTCCTTTTTCTCACATTTATAGTATTGCTTTCCTCCAAACTGATCATCGTCTTTTCTATCGTTTACCTGCTTTTTTACATATTACGTGTAGCTTTTAAAAAGACCAACCGTAAGTTGATCTATACCTCTATTCTCCTGGGGCTGGCAGCAATAGGCATTGTATTTTTCACCCATAACCCCATCAGCCAGCGCTTTGATGAGATCGTTAGTGGTGATATTAAAGGCATACTGAAACAGGAAAAATTTAAACCCGGCGATTATTTCAATGGGCTTCAATTCAGGATACTGGAATGGCGCTTTACAGGTGAAATACTTACCGAAAACGACGCCTGGCTTACCGGCGTAGGGCCAGGTGACGCCCAGGCCTTACTTGACAAAAAATATGCTGAGACCAATATGTATGTTGGGGATCCGGCCAAAGGAGCTACCGGGTTTCTGGGATACAATACCCATAATCAATTCCTCGAATCTATTCTACAAACAGGTATTTTCGGCCTATTAGCCTTCGGATTAATAGCTTATGGTATGATCTGGATGGCCATCAAGCGAAAAAACTACCAGGTCTCGGGCATTATTACCCTTATTCTTTTGTATTCGTTCAATGAATCATTCCTGGAAACACAATATGGAATTTTCATTGCCATTTTCCTTCCACTCTTCATTTACTACGGAACTGAACCGGCCAATTCCCCCTCCACAGCAACTGCTGTTCAATAG
- a CDS encoding flippase: MAINSRRKIFSNFAALSVIQGTNFLIPIIIMPYLIRKIGADSFGIVSVAQVAMVYLGTITDYGFNLTATRRIVRHKEEPDTISRLFFTVLGSKMLITLFLFLLLLLLGFVVPASPALKLLYLLGFTYVWGQSATVGWFFQGVEKMQYITIATLISRAIFVALVFIFIRQKDDHIFFLFFLGIGNVIAGLFSIYLAIRMYKLRFVRPLWSDLIFELKDGWQIMASNLSISTYMYMNVFILRLFTNDLIVGYYSIAERIFFGVRQILGIFSQAIYPRICQLVHDGKKQTRSFFKDIYLPFLLLTIAGCCTCFIFAPRIIHFMLGDHSAISVLLFRILAFVPAIVCLNIPAYQILLAFNKKRSYLLILSLGTVLNIVANVLLVNRWEAVGTTISIIITEVFITVGLNIALFKNDLGDFIKPKSI, encoded by the coding sequence ATGGCCATTAACAGCAGGAGGAAAATATTCTCTAATTTTGCAGCCTTAAGTGTTATCCAGGGTACGAACTTTCTAATTCCTATTATTATTATGCCGTATTTGATACGCAAAATAGGAGCTGATAGCTTTGGTATAGTCTCTGTTGCGCAGGTAGCGATGGTCTATTTAGGTACGATCACTGATTATGGGTTCAATCTGACCGCTACCCGAAGAATTGTACGGCATAAAGAAGAGCCGGATACAATTTCCAGGTTGTTCTTCACTGTTCTTGGCTCCAAGATGCTCATTACGCTTTTCTTGTTTCTCCTGTTATTGTTGTTGGGCTTTGTGGTACCTGCCAGCCCGGCTTTAAAACTCTTGTATTTATTAGGTTTTACCTACGTTTGGGGGCAATCTGCCACTGTAGGATGGTTTTTTCAAGGGGTAGAGAAGATGCAATATATAACCATTGCAACCCTGATATCCCGGGCCATCTTTGTAGCCCTCGTATTTATCTTTATCAGGCAAAAGGACGATCATATTTTTTTTCTTTTCTTTTTGGGCATAGGAAATGTAATTGCTGGTCTGTTTAGTATATACCTGGCTATTCGCATGTATAAATTAAGATTTGTTCGCCCGTTATGGAGTGATCTGATCTTTGAACTGAAGGATGGTTGGCAAATTATGGCCTCCAACCTTTCGATCAGTACCTACATGTATATGAATGTTTTTATATTGAGGTTATTTACCAATGACCTGATCGTTGGGTATTATAGCATAGCCGAACGCATATTTTTTGGGGTTAGGCAAATATTGGGCATTTTTTCGCAAGCCATTTATCCGCGCATATGCCAGTTGGTGCATGATGGGAAAAAGCAAACGAGGTCTTTCTTTAAGGATATTTATTTGCCCTTTTTATTGTTAACGATAGCCGGTTGCTGCACCTGTTTCATCTTTGCTCCCCGGATCATCCATTTCATGCTGGGCGATCATTCGGCCATTTCTGTATTGTTGTTCCGGATCCTGGCTTTTGTGCCCGCCATAGTGTGCTTAAATATTCCTGCTTATCAGATACTACTGGCTTTTAATAAGAAGCGAAGCTATTTATTGATCCTGTCCCTGGGCACAGTGCTCAATATCGTCGCCAACGTTTTGTTGGTAAATAGATGGGAAGCTGTGGGTACAACAATCAGTATTATCATTACAGAAGTTTTCATTACGGTGGGACTTAATATAGCACTTTTTAAAAATGATTTAGGAGATTTTATCAAGCCAAAATCTATATGA
- a CDS encoding class I SAM-dependent methyltransferase, which produces MSTIGYNTKDQDYFANLRMDVISLLPADPGQKILEVGAAAGNTLVYIKEKKMASEVMGVELMAIANSNQRHPSIDKFQIANIEQENIEAPESYFDVIICADVLEHLVDPWAAVEKISKHLKKDGILLVSMPNIREWKTLSKIVFKGDFGYQPQGGIMDRTHLRFFCKKNIHQLLSTDTLSPIYCSPNFKLKVVKEGKRTRLINKLTLGLFENLLTVQYLFIAKKR; this is translated from the coding sequence ATGAGTACAATAGGTTACAATACAAAAGATCAGGATTATTTTGCCAACCTGAGAATGGATGTAATTAGTTTACTTCCTGCAGATCCAGGTCAGAAGATATTGGAGGTAGGTGCGGCTGCCGGAAATACGCTGGTATATATCAAGGAGAAAAAGATGGCCAGTGAAGTGATGGGTGTCGAGTTGATGGCAATAGCCAACTCTAACCAACGCCATCCTTCCATTGATAAGTTTCAGATTGCAAATATTGAGCAGGAGAACATAGAAGCTCCGGAATCTTATTTTGATGTGATCATATGCGCTGATGTATTGGAGCACCTGGTGGACCCATGGGCTGCGGTAGAAAAGATATCGAAACATTTAAAGAAGGACGGGATACTACTGGTTAGTATGCCCAATATCAGGGAATGGAAAACACTGTCGAAAATAGTGTTCAAAGGAGACTTTGGTTATCAGCCGCAGGGAGGGATTATGGATAGAACACACCTCAGGTTCTTTTGTAAGAAGAACATCCACCAGTTATTAAGTACGGATACATTATCTCCGATATACTGTAGCCCCAATTTTAAACTTAAAGTAGTAAAAGAAGGGAAAAGGACCAGATTAATAAACAAGCTTACCCTTGGGCTATTTGAGAACCTGCTTACGGTTCAGTACCTGTTTATTGCTAAAAAAAGGTAA
- a CDS encoding glycosyltransferase family 2 protein, translated as MLKVFIVVLNYKKWQDVVECLGAIFRSTYNNYSVIVVDNNSGNNSLQHLMEWVDRSALSEYQYFERTAFQSVNAESLSKLVFVQNDSNNGFAAGNNVVLNRLKGQDAYVWLVNPDMVVAEGALAALVDFAQPRPKETVTGVVIKYHSEPDKVYYFGGGRINYNSATVTLIEKKEMIPQLEFISGGALFIHADLLSRIGLLPEEYFLYWEEADWCYRAGNAGCRMEVCLDAICYDKVSTTIGRGFLADYYYSRNGLMFLSKYKSNKVWIAVFFASLRYLRRLVAGQRERAKGVYKGVMAFIKQPK; from the coding sequence ATGTTGAAGGTCTTTATCGTAGTGCTGAATTATAAAAAGTGGCAGGATGTTGTGGAATGTCTTGGAGCGATCTTCCGTTCAACTTATAATAACTATTCCGTAATTGTTGTCGATAATAATTCGGGAAATAACTCCCTGCAGCATTTAATGGAATGGGTGGATAGATCGGCATTGTCGGAATACCAGTATTTTGAGCGCACTGCATTCCAATCCGTCAATGCAGAGAGCTTATCAAAACTGGTGTTTGTCCAGAACGACAGTAATAATGGGTTTGCGGCAGGCAACAATGTTGTACTTAATCGCTTGAAAGGACAGGATGCTTATGTTTGGTTGGTCAACCCGGATATGGTTGTGGCAGAGGGTGCCCTTGCAGCACTTGTTGATTTTGCGCAGCCACGGCCTAAAGAAACAGTAACGGGAGTTGTCATAAAGTACCATTCAGAGCCGGATAAGGTTTATTATTTTGGAGGCGGCAGGATCAATTATAATTCTGCTACCGTAACACTTATAGAAAAAAAAGAAATGATCCCCCAACTGGAGTTTATATCGGGAGGGGCTTTATTTATCCATGCTGACCTGTTAAGCAGGATAGGGCTATTGCCAGAGGAATATTTTTTATATTGGGAAGAAGCCGACTGGTGTTACCGGGCCGGCAATGCGGGGTGCAGGATGGAGGTATGCCTGGATGCCATTTGTTACGATAAAGTAAGCACTACTATAGGACGGGGATTTTTAGCGGATTATTATTATTCAAGGAACGGACTGATGTTCCTATCCAAATATAAAAGTAATAAGGTATGGATAGCTGTTTTCTTTGCCTCATTGCGTTACCTAAGGAGGTTGGTAGCTGGTCAAAGAGAACGGGCTAAAGGGGTCTATAAAGGGGTGATGGCATTCATTAAACAACCAAAGTAA
- a CDS encoding class I SAM-dependent methyltransferase: MDLRELKEVSQINRHPWEWARFEVACKLLRKYLSGNNTFIDIGCGDVFFTKELYKRYPQSSFFAVDIEFTDEQIAGFKEEFNDKPIQVYRTLDDLNVQFKGKATQLFLMDVIEHIEHDIDFLQMVAKQPFVDDNTLLFITVPAFQKLFCTHDIFLGHYRRYHTAMLKDHVRRGGWEPLQTGYFFSSLLVPRVIQKLKEGNPQSAMGKATGLVEWKGSKTKTDLIKNVLLTDFTITNGLKKLGLSLPGLSNYVICRRSR, translated from the coding sequence ATGGATCTGAGAGAGCTTAAAGAGGTTTCCCAAATAAACAGGCATCCCTGGGAGTGGGCAAGATTCGAAGTGGCTTGTAAGCTGTTGCGGAAATACCTTAGCGGTAACAATACCTTTATTGACATTGGCTGTGGGGATGTCTTTTTTACGAAAGAGTTGTACAAAAGATATCCGCAATCCTCGTTTTTTGCTGTAGATATTGAGTTTACAGATGAACAGATTGCGGGGTTTAAGGAAGAATTTAATGATAAGCCTATACAGGTCTATAGAACGTTGGATGATCTGAATGTTCAGTTCAAAGGAAAGGCGACGCAGTTATTTCTGATGGATGTGATTGAGCATATTGAACACGATATAGACTTTTTGCAAATGGTAGCCAAGCAGCCATTTGTTGATGACAACACGTTGTTGTTTATTACTGTTCCTGCCTTTCAGAAGCTTTTCTGTACACATGACATTTTTCTTGGACATTACCGGCGGTATCACACGGCTATGCTGAAAGATCATGTACGCCGCGGAGGATGGGAGCCCCTGCAAACAGGCTATTTCTTCTCCTCATTACTGGTCCCACGGGTTATTCAAAAATTAAAAGAAGGAAATCCGCAGAGTGCCATGGGGAAAGCAACCGGATTGGTAGAATGGAAGGGAAGCAAGACCAAGACGGATCTGATCAAGAATGTATTGCTGACAGATTTCACTATCACCAACGGTCTCAAAAAGCTGGGATTAAGCTTGCCCGGGTTATCAAATTACGTAATATGCCGAAGATCTCGATAG
- a CDS encoding glycosyltransferase — protein sequence MPKISIVVPCYNEFNRLPKEVFLGFIKLNPEILFCFVNDGSSDKTADMLKDLQQQYPGSIEVVDNQKNQGKAEAVRSGVLHVLNTTSVDFVSYLDADLATPIEEILRLYETLNSREGVEMVLASRIKRLGANISRKGSRHVLGRIFATSISLLFEIPIYDSQCGAKLIKRELATKIFAEPLLSKWLFDVELVVRAKQCRNNRIDHLFEMPLNEWIEKGDSRIKLKDVLVFPYHLARIKRHYK from the coding sequence ATGCCGAAGATCTCGATAGTAGTTCCTTGTTATAATGAGTTTAATCGTTTGCCAAAAGAGGTATTCCTGGGGTTTATTAAATTGAACCCGGAAATCTTATTTTGCTTTGTAAATGATGGAAGCTCTGACAAGACTGCGGATATGCTGAAGGATTTGCAACAGCAGTACCCTGGCTCAATAGAAGTAGTCGATAATCAAAAAAATCAAGGGAAAGCCGAAGCAGTCCGTTCCGGCGTATTGCACGTGTTAAATACTACTTCCGTAGATTTTGTATCCTATCTTGATGCTGATCTGGCAACGCCCATAGAAGAGATCCTGCGCTTGTATGAAACGCTAAATAGCCGGGAAGGCGTTGAAATGGTGCTCGCCTCAAGGATTAAGCGATTGGGAGCAAACATCTCCCGGAAGGGATCACGCCACGTACTGGGTCGTATCTTTGCTACTTCCATATCTTTGCTGTTTGAGATCCCCATATATGACAGCCAGTGTGGTGCAAAACTTATTAAAAGGGAGTTGGCAACGAAGATCTTTGCCGAACCCTTACTATCAAAATGGCTTTTTGATGTAGAGCTGGTTGTCAGGGCAAAGCAATGCAGGAATAACCGTATTGACCATTTATTCGAAATGCCTTTGAATGAATGGATCGAGAAAGGGGATTCACGCATCAAACTAAAAGATGTCCTTGTTTTCCCTTATCATTTGGCCAGGATCAAAAGGCATTATAAATAA
- a CDS encoding class I SAM-dependent methyltransferase, which produces MNTSCPLCGEQKHTILYNQIVPAYDADLVSCDRCDHYYTFIKKEVNTDELYSDEVYKVVENKNSIFDKILSFEYKRVIKNINKLKPTKGSLLDFGSGKGKFGSLAKEDGWMVKCIETSTDRAEYARKNYQLDVFSGFYSTGNVFNMNFDVLTLFHVLEHLSVPTPLLQELIKGNLKEDALFILEVPNFKSWQSGIAKRNWMHLDIPRHVNHFTPARLESFARELNFIPVKKSFLSFHLGILGMLDSLLKLFGYRRNLIFELKNKRTFSLLLKILVLLPVAIILELVATAFGKGGIIRLYLKKA; this is translated from the coding sequence ATGAACACTTCATGCCCACTGTGCGGAGAGCAAAAGCATACCATACTTTATAACCAGATAGTCCCTGCCTATGATGCAGACCTTGTTTCCTGCGACCGTTGCGATCACTACTATACCTTTATAAAGAAAGAGGTCAATACGGACGAACTTTATAGCGATGAAGTGTACAAGGTGGTTGAGAACAAGAACTCCATTTTTGATAAGATCCTAAGCTTTGAGTACAAAAGGGTTATAAAAAATATAAACAAATTAAAACCCACCAAAGGCAGCCTTCTTGATTTCGGAAGCGGAAAGGGTAAGTTTGGAAGCCTTGCCAAAGAAGACGGATGGATGGTAAAATGCATTGAGACCTCTACCGACCGGGCCGAATATGCCAGGAAGAATTATCAACTGGATGTTTTCTCCGGATTCTACTCTACAGGGAATGTATTCAATATGAACTTTGATGTTTTAACCCTTTTTCATGTACTTGAACATCTTTCTGTACCCACTCCGCTGCTGCAGGAATTAATAAAAGGTAATCTAAAAGAAGATGCTCTTTTCATCCTCGAAGTTCCCAATTTTAAAAGCTGGCAGTCAGGTATAGCAAAACGAAACTGGATGCATCTGGATATCCCCCGCCATGTAAATCACTTTACGCCTGCGCGCCTGGAATCATTTGCAAGGGAGCTCAACTTTATACCGGTAAAAAAAAGCTTCCTGTCCTTTCACCTGGGTATTTTAGGCATGTTGGATAGTTTACTAAAACTATTCGGTTATCGCCGTAACCTCATTTTTGAACTGAAGAATAAAAGAACCTTTTCTTTGCTATTAAAGATACTGGTACTATTGCCGGTAGCTATCATTCTCGAACTGGTGGCAACAGCATTTGGTAAGGGGGGAATTATAAGATTATACCTGAAGAAGGCCTAA
- a CDS encoding glycosyltransferase family 4 protein, translating to MKIGIDAKWYFNGPVSTRTVLQNLLRAAFELYPEHEWVIFLDEKDKDREFPFTQKNITVQYVWAGINQLSNVFVLPRHMRKQQVEVMVFQTYPSFRTSIPSIAFIHDVLFRDFPQFFSGKERLYFWPLSWLAPKADRLIATTLYVKSTLLKYKYTKRADNIDIVPLGVDERYKPLEQHDPIQVANIQKQLGLPDSYILYVGRLNVRKNIENLLRALNLLKDQQIPLVIVGKEDSKAPDLVQLLADRQLKERIVFTGGISDEALQVVYAKAKLFCFPSFAEGFGLPPLEALASGTPVVVSNSTSLPEVCGDAALYIDPSDPKSIASAINALLDDPVLYAQKRQSGIIRAKEFQWKESAQQFMNSILKATQRN from the coding sequence ATGAAAATTGGGATAGACGCGAAATGGTATTTTAATGGTCCGGTAAGCACCAGGACAGTATTGCAGAACCTGCTTCGGGCTGCCTTTGAGCTTTATCCTGAACATGAATGGGTTATTTTCCTTGATGAAAAGGATAAGGACAGGGAATTTCCGTTCACACAGAAAAACATAACTGTTCAATATGTATGGGCAGGTATTAACCAACTATCCAATGTATTTGTATTGCCCCGCCATATGCGGAAGCAGCAAGTAGAGGTGATGGTATTCCAAACCTACCCTTCCTTTAGAACTTCCATCCCTTCCATCGCATTCATCCATGATGTATTATTCCGGGATTTCCCACAATTCTTTTCCGGGAAAGAAAGATTGTACTTTTGGCCCTTATCCTGGCTTGCCCCCAAAGCCGACCGGCTGATCGCAACTACCTTATACGTGAAAAGCACCTTGCTAAAATATAAATACACGAAAAGAGCAGACAATATCGACATTGTTCCTTTAGGTGTAGACGAAAGATATAAACCACTTGAGCAGCATGATCCAATACAGGTAGCCAATATTCAAAAGCAGTTGGGGCTGCCGGATAGTTATATTCTATATGTAGGCCGGTTAAATGTCAGGAAAAACATAGAGAACCTCCTTCGGGCCCTCAACCTGCTGAAGGACCAACAGATACCCCTTGTGATTGTGGGTAAAGAAGATTCGAAAGCGCCTGATCTGGTTCAATTACTTGCTGACCGGCAACTGAAAGAAAGGATCGTATTTACGGGGGGCATTTCGGATGAGGCATTACAGGTGGTTTATGCAAAAGCAAAGCTATTCTGCTTTCCTTCTTTTGCAGAAGGCTTCGGCCTTCCTCCGCTTGAGGCATTGGCATCCGGTACCCCGGTTGTAGTATCAAACAGTACTTCATTACCGGAAGTCTGTGGAGATGCCGCTCTGTATATTGACCCTTCTGACCCCAAAAGTATTGCATCGGCCATCAACGCTTTATTGGATGATCCTGTCTTATACGCCCAAAAAAGGCAATCCGGCATCATTCGTGCAAAAGAATTTCAATGGAAGGAAAGTGCTCAACAATTTATGAACAGCATCCTTAAAGCTACTCAAAGAAATTAA